The following coding sequences are from one Candidatus Methylomirabilota bacterium window:
- a CDS encoding CusA/CzcA family heavy metal efflux RND transporter, with product MIDWLIAVSLRNRFLVIAGFAALAGWGYWALLTTPIDAIPDLSDNQVIVFTDWPGRSPQEVEDQVTYPLTTSLQGLPGVRVVRSSSAFGFSMINVIFEDAVDLYFARTRVLERLNLVTKSLPTGVVPTLGPDATGVGHVFWYTVEGAGQSLRDLRAIQDWYIRYQLNAVPGVAEVASVGGMVRQYQIDVDPKRLRALRIPLSAVVDAVMRSNRNVSGNVVEGSGTWSVVRGLGLIERPADLEQVVIGAENGVPIYLRQVADVKIGDAFRAAALVKGTNEAVGGVVVARYGVSTVDVIERVKEKIRVLEPGLPPGVHIVPFYDRSVLIQRAVQTLKRALLEEALVVTLVNILFLLHLRSVLIVTIPIPLAVLTAFLFMRYLGITSNIMSLAGIAIAIGVLVDAAIVVTENAFRFIEKRGVNPRDRAAVAVAVLDATRLVGRPIFFSMAIIILAFIPVFALTGQEGKLFHPLAFTKTFAMAGATILSVTLVPVLCTLLIGGRVRGEEENPVMKPLIWLYRPVLDWALRHRLPTLAVAALVVVGAVALIPRMGKEFMPPLNEGDLMFMPITDPAVSLPQAIELTRKQNAAILTVPEVASVVGKVARADTSTDPAPLNMTETVVGLKPESQWRPGMTREKIIGELDAATTMPGVSNIWTQPIINRINMLTTGIRSEVGVKIFGADLRLLEERARAVAEVLRAIPGAADVYAEQVSGVPYLDITVNREAAARYGISVGAVQDVIETAVGETNLTLTIEGRQRFPVRVRYAPQYRASAEALAGVLVSGPTGIQVPLGQLAEVRSVSGPAMISSENGLLVVTVLLNVRGRDVGSFVDEAKRIVAKSVPLPKGSYIEWSGQYENQVRAKQRLQLVVPVVIVIIFLLLYLTYHSILDAAQVLLAVPFGLAGGIYLQYALGYNFSVAVWVGFIALFGTAVQTAVVMVIYLDEAVARKRESLGGRLTRAALLEAVQEGALLRLRPKVMTVSAVVASLLPIMWSHSTGAEVMKPLATPVLGGMLSSLALVLIVTPVIFYWLRERQIGREEGRQ from the coding sequence GTGATCGATTGGCTGATCGCGGTCTCGCTCCGCAATCGCTTCCTCGTGATTGCGGGCTTTGCAGCGCTCGCAGGGTGGGGCTATTGGGCGCTGCTCACGACTCCGATCGACGCGATTCCGGATCTCTCGGACAACCAGGTCATCGTGTTCACCGACTGGCCCGGCCGCTCGCCGCAGGAGGTCGAAGACCAGGTCACCTATCCGCTGACCACGAGCCTCCAGGGCCTGCCCGGTGTGCGGGTGGTGCGATCGTCCTCCGCCTTCGGCTTCTCGATGATCAACGTGATCTTCGAGGATGCGGTGGACCTCTACTTCGCCCGCACGCGCGTCCTTGAGCGGCTGAATCTCGTCACCAAGTCGTTGCCAACCGGCGTGGTCCCGACCCTCGGGCCCGACGCCACCGGGGTCGGCCACGTCTTCTGGTACACGGTCGAAGGCGCGGGGCAATCCCTACGTGACCTTCGGGCCATCCAGGACTGGTACATCCGCTACCAGCTCAACGCGGTTCCCGGCGTGGCCGAAGTCGCCAGCGTCGGCGGGATGGTCCGCCAGTATCAAATCGACGTGGATCCCAAGCGCCTGCGCGCCCTTCGGATTCCCCTGTCGGCCGTGGTGGACGCGGTGATGCGAAGCAACCGCAACGTGAGTGGCAACGTCGTCGAGGGCAGCGGCACGTGGTCGGTCGTCAGGGGGCTCGGCCTGATCGAGCGGCCGGCAGACCTGGAGCAGGTGGTGATCGGGGCCGAGAATGGCGTGCCCATCTATCTGCGTCAGGTCGCCGACGTCAAGATCGGCGACGCGTTCCGCGCCGCGGCCCTGGTCAAGGGCACGAACGAGGCAGTCGGAGGCGTGGTCGTGGCACGGTACGGCGTCAGCACGGTTGACGTCATCGAGCGGGTGAAGGAAAAGATCCGCGTCTTGGAGCCCGGCTTGCCTCCGGGCGTCCACATCGTGCCCTTTTACGACCGATCGGTGCTGATCCAGCGGGCCGTGCAGACCCTCAAGCGCGCACTCCTGGAGGAAGCCCTTGTCGTCACGCTCGTGAACATCCTCTTCCTCCTCCACCTGCGCTCGGTCCTGATCGTGACCATCCCGATCCCCCTCGCCGTGCTGACAGCCTTCCTGTTCATGCGGTATCTGGGGATCACCTCGAACATCATGTCCCTGGCCGGGATCGCCATCGCGATCGGCGTGCTCGTGGACGCCGCGATCGTGGTCACCGAGAACGCGTTCCGCTTCATCGAGAAGCGCGGCGTGAACCCCCGCGACCGGGCGGCTGTGGCAGTCGCGGTGCTCGACGCGACGCGGCTGGTGGGCCGTCCGATCTTCTTCTCGATGGCCATCATCATCCTTGCCTTCATCCCGGTGTTCGCCCTCACCGGGCAGGAAGGCAAGCTCTTCCATCCTCTCGCCTTCACCAAAACCTTCGCGATGGCAGGGGCGACGATCCTTTCAGTGACGCTGGTGCCGGTCCTCTGCACCTTGCTGATCGGCGGCCGGGTGCGAGGGGAGGAGGAGAACCCGGTCATGAAGCCCCTGATCTGGCTGTACCGCCCCGTCCTCGACTGGGCGCTCCGGCATCGGCTGCCGACGCTCGCTGTCGCCGCGCTGGTCGTGGTGGGCGCGGTCGCCCTCATCCCCCGGATGGGCAAGGAATTCATGCCGCCGCTGAACGAGGGCGACCTGATGTTCATGCCGATCACCGACCCGGCGGTATCGCTGCCTCAGGCGATCGAGCTCACGCGGAAGCAGAATGCGGCCATCCTGACCGTGCCCGAGGTGGCCTCGGTGGTGGGCAAGGTGGCTCGCGCCGACACCTCGACGGATCCGGCGCCTCTCAACATGACGGAGACGGTGGTCGGCCTCAAGCCCGAGTCACAGTGGCGACCCGGGATGACGCGGGAGAAGATCATCGGCGAGCTCGACGCGGCGACGACCATGCCCGGAGTCTCCAATATCTGGACCCAGCCCATCATCAACCGGATCAACATGCTCACGACGGGCATCCGCTCGGAGGTGGGCGTGAAGATCTTCGGCGCTGACCTCCGCCTGCTGGAAGAGCGGGCCCGCGCTGTCGCTGAGGTGCTGCGCGCGATCCCGGGCGCGGCGGACGTCTACGCGGAGCAGGTAAGCGGAGTGCCCTACCTCGACATCACGGTCAACCGGGAGGCGGCCGCCCGGTACGGCATCTCCGTGGGCGCCGTCCAGGACGTCATCGAGACCGCCGTCGGGGAAACCAATCTCACGCTCACGATCGAAGGGCGCCAGCGCTTCCCCGTCCGGGTCCGGTACGCCCCGCAGTACCGCGCGAGCGCCGAGGCCCTGGCCGGCGTCCTGGTGTCCGGGCCGACCGGCATCCAGGTGCCCCTCGGGCAGCTCGCCGAAGTGCGATCCGTGAGCGGGCCGGCGATGATTTCGAGCGAGAACGGTCTGCTTGTCGTGACCGTGCTCCTCAATGTCCGCGGACGGGACGTCGGGAGCTTCGTAGACGAGGCCAAGCGCATCGTCGCAAAGTCGGTGCCCCTGCCGAAGGGGTCCTACATCGAGTGGAGCGGGCAGTACGAAAATCAGGTGCGAGCCAAGCAGCGGCTCCAGCTCGTGGTCCCGGTCGTCATCGTGATCATCTTCCTGCTGCTCTATCTCACGTATCACTCGATCCTCGACGCCGCGCAGGTCTTGCTCGCGGTGCCCTTCGGGCTCGCGGGCGGGATCTACCTCCAGTACGCGCTCGGCTACAACTTCTCGGTCGCGGTGTGGGTGGGGTTCATCGCGCTGTTCGGAACGGCCGTGCAGACAGCCGTGGTGATGGTGATCTACCTGGATGAGGCGGTGGCCAGGAAGCGGGAGTCGCTCGGGGGGCGGCTCACCCGGGCCGCCCTGCTCGAGGCGGTGCAGGAGGGGGCGCTGCTCCGGCTCCGGCCGAAAGTGATGACGGTCTCGGCGGTGGTGGCGAGCCTCCTGCCCATCATGTGGAGCCACTCGACCGGCGCCGAGGTCATGAAACCCCTGGCGACCCCGGTGCTGGGCGGAATGTTGAGCTCGCTCGCGCTGGTCCTGATCGTGACGCCGGTGATCTTCTACTGGCTTCGCGAGCGACAGATTGGGCGCGAAGAGGGCAGACAATGA
- a CDS encoding NUDIX hydrolase, which yields MTQPVIPSPAATLVVLRDRPPTEVEALLLQRHAKSKFAAGDYVFAGGKVEADDMPPDGEGFCRGLTAGHAAARLGGGLAPRDALSYWVGAIREAFEEVGVLLAYEPDGRLLRIASDAKPRYEAYRIACQKANPAFFDMLRAEHLTLATDRVAYFAHWITPEEQPLRFDTRFFAAVMPPGQEPVVDGHEIVDLKWLTPAEAIAASQRKDIGLRFPTIKNLELVAAGGAPASSVLESLGRREVQTIRPRVLQMDGKPLAVLPGDPRWY from the coding sequence ATGACCCAGCCCGTTATCCCGTCCCCGGCCGCTACCCTCGTCGTCCTTCGAGACCGGCCACCCACGGAAGTCGAGGCCCTGCTGCTCCAGCGCCATGCCAAGAGCAAGTTTGCCGCCGGAGACTACGTTTTCGCGGGCGGCAAGGTCGAAGCCGACGACATGCCCCCCGACGGTGAAGGCTTCTGCCGTGGTCTCACGGCCGGGCACGCGGCGGCTCGGCTCGGCGGTGGACTCGCGCCCCGAGACGCTCTCTCATACTGGGTAGGAGCCATCCGCGAAGCCTTCGAGGAGGTGGGGGTGCTTCTGGCCTATGAGCCCGACGGCCGCCTGCTCCGCATTGCGTCGGACGCCAAGCCCCGCTACGAGGCCTATCGGATCGCGTGCCAGAAGGCCAACCCGGCCTTTTTCGATATGCTGAGGGCCGAGCATCTGACGCTGGCAACCGACCGCGTGGCTTACTTCGCCCACTGGATCACGCCCGAGGAGCAGCCGCTCCGTTTCGATACGCGCTTCTTCGCCGCTGTCATGCCGCCGGGGCAGGAGCCCGTCGTGGATGGCCACGAGATCGTGGACCTCAAATGGCTGACCCCGGCGGAGGCAATTGCCGCCTCTCAGCGTAAAGACATCGGTCTCCGCTTTCCGACCATCAAGAACCTCGAGCTGGTGGCGGCCGGTGGCGCCCCGGCCTCGAGCGTGCTGGAGTCCCTGGGCAGGCGAGAGGTGCAGACGATCAGGCCGCGCGTGCTCCAAATGGACGGCAAGCCTCTCGCTGTCCTGCCGGGCGACCCGCGTTGGTACTAA
- a CDS encoding PilZ domain-containing protein: MNERRADLRRYPRAKVAWPVVLEVGDRHFNIQTMDLSPMGTKVGLVEAPLEIGSSAKLRIRPPNGHSLDVNAIVWRSDRDGSAFFFIGVDGDDDVYAETAPRPVPLPS, translated from the coding sequence ATGAACGAACGCAGGGCCGATCTCAGGCGATACCCCAGAGCCAAGGTAGCTTGGCCGGTAGTCCTCGAGGTTGGAGACCGCCACTTCAACATCCAGACCATGGACCTGAGCCCCATGGGCACCAAGGTCGGGCTGGTGGAGGCCCCCCTCGAAATCGGTAGCTCGGCCAAGCTCCGCATCCGCCCCCCGAACGGCCACAGCCTCGACGTCAATGCCATCGTCTGGCGCTCGGACCGAGACGGCTCGGCCTTCTTCTTCATCGGCGTGGACGGGGACGACGACGTGTACGCTGAGACCGCTCCACGGCCTGTGCCGCTGCCGTCCTGA
- a CDS encoding RidA family protein yields MSAEARIKELGLALPQPAKPGGNYVPGVRVGNLLFLSGHGPVRVDGVPTVRGKVGRDLSLEDGYKVARDVGINLLGSARTLLGSLDKVKRVVKVLGMVNSAEGFGDQPKVINGFSDLMVEVFGENGRHARSAVGMAELPMGIPVEIEMILEVE; encoded by the coding sequence ATGAGCGCGGAAGCCAGGATCAAGGAGCTCGGCCTCGCCCTGCCCCAGCCGGCCAAGCCCGGGGGTAACTACGTCCCGGGTGTGCGCGTCGGCAACCTCCTCTTCCTCTCGGGCCACGGGCCCGTTCGGGTGGACGGCGTGCCGACGGTGCGCGGCAAGGTCGGACGCGACCTCTCGCTCGAGGACGGCTACAAGGTCGCGCGGGACGTGGGCATCAACCTGCTGGGCTCGGCCAGGACACTCCTGGGCAGCCTCGACAAGGTCAAACGGGTCGTCAAGGTGCTGGGCATGGTCAACTCCGCCGAGGGCTTCGGCGACCAGCCCAAGGTGATCAACGGCTTCTCGGACCTGATGGTCGAGGTCTTCGGCGAGAACGGCCGGCACGCCCGCTCGGCGGTGGGCATGGCCGAGCTGCCCATGGGCATCCCCGTCGAGATCGAGATGATCCTCGAGGTCGAGTAG
- a CDS encoding cobalamin-binding protein, protein MRFHDATGAAVVLPAPPRRIVSLIPSVTEILFALGAGPSVAGCTVYCTEPPEGVATKTRVGGEKNPKLDVIRELNADLVVANIEENVREHVETLRSWGIPVYVTYPRTVAEGIRLVSDLGLVVGLPERGEEMAAALEAALDDVRSGCAGTPARRVFYPIWRQPWMTVNRDTYAHDMLALCGGDNVFGQSATRYPEVTLPDVARAAPEIILLPDEPYRFRRAHLADFDAHPDIPAVRDRRVHLVDGKLATWYGPRIAEALRVLPRLIAGE, encoded by the coding sequence ATGAGGTTCCACGACGCAACGGGAGCCGCCGTGGTCCTGCCGGCGCCGCCCCGGCGCATTGTCTCGCTCATTCCGAGCGTCACGGAAATTCTCTTCGCGCTCGGCGCCGGTCCCTCGGTGGCGGGCTGCACGGTGTACTGCACCGAGCCTCCAGAGGGTGTCGCGACCAAGACGCGCGTGGGCGGCGAGAAGAACCCGAAGCTGGACGTGATCCGCGAGCTCAACGCGGACCTGGTCGTCGCCAACATCGAAGAGAACGTCCGCGAGCACGTCGAGACTCTGCGGAGCTGGGGCATCCCGGTCTACGTCACGTATCCCCGGACCGTCGCCGAGGGCATTCGGCTCGTGAGCGATCTCGGCTTGGTAGTCGGGCTGCCGGAACGGGGGGAAGAGATGGCCGCGGCGCTCGAGGCCGCGCTGGATGACGTGCGCAGCGGCTGCGCGGGAACGCCCGCCCGCCGAGTGTTCTACCCGATCTGGCGCCAACCCTGGATGACCGTGAACCGCGACACGTACGCCCACGACATGCTCGCGCTGTGCGGAGGCGACAACGTCTTCGGTCAGTCAGCGACGCGCTACCCGGAGGTGACGCTCCCGGATGTCGCCCGCGCAGCGCCAGAGATTATCCTGCTGCCCGACGAGCCGTACCGGTTTCGCCGGGCCCACCTCGCGGATTTTGACGCGCATCCCGACATCCCCGCGGTGCGAGACCGCCGCGTCCACCTGGTTGACGGTAAGCTCGCCACCTGGTACGGCCCCCGCATCGCCGAGGCGCTCCGCGTCCTGCCCCGTCTCATCGCCGGCGAGTAA
- a CDS encoding VOC family protein: protein MKIQGVGHVVLKVRNLERSKAFYEGVLGLKEVARFPGRMVFFSAGNNHHDLAVMAVGADAPSPPDDAVGLAHVALKIGDSLDLLREAKAQLDAHQVPIRSTRDHRVSQSIYCEDPDGNTVELFVDGDPAIWAEDPSTVATINPLTLD from the coding sequence ATGAAAATCCAGGGAGTGGGGCACGTGGTGCTGAAGGTGAGGAACCTCGAGCGCTCGAAGGCCTTCTACGAGGGCGTGCTGGGGCTCAAAGAGGTCGCGCGCTTCCCGGGGCGGATGGTCTTCTTCTCGGCGGGCAACAACCACCATGACCTGGCGGTCATGGCCGTAGGTGCCGATGCCCCCTCGCCGCCTGACGACGCGGTGGGGTTGGCGCACGTCGCCCTCAAGATCGGAGACTCTCTGGACCTGCTGCGGGAGGCGAAGGCCCAGCTCGACGCCCACCAGGTGCCGATTCGGAGCACGCGGGATCATCGTGTGAGCCAATCGATTTACTGCGAGGATCCCGATGGCAATACCGTCGAGCTCTTCGTGGACGGTGATCCGGCCATCTGGGCCGAGGATCCCTCGACCGTGGCCACCATCAACCCGCTGACCTTAGACTAG
- the radC gene encoding DNA repair protein RadC: MTGELRIAEWPAEERPRERLYHKGAAALSDAELLAIQLGTGIRGMSALDVAGGLLTQFGTLQELAGREVAEVAGVRGVGRARAVRLAAAFEITRRLRSRNGHARPVLSSPEQVFARYGPLMEDLKKEVFRLALLDAQNGLLKDVVVSEGTLSASLVHPREVFKPAILESAASIILLHNHPSGDPTPSREDLRLTRQLVECSKLLDLRIHDHVIIGRERFISLAQRGAL; encoded by the coding sequence ATGACGGGTGAGCTTCGGATCGCGGAGTGGCCGGCCGAGGAGCGGCCCAGGGAGCGCCTCTATCACAAGGGCGCGGCGGCCTTGTCCGACGCCGAGCTCCTGGCGATACAGCTCGGGACGGGCATCCGGGGGATGAGCGCCCTCGACGTGGCGGGCGGGCTCCTGACGCAGTTCGGCACGCTCCAGGAGCTGGCGGGGCGCGAAGTGGCCGAGGTGGCGGGTGTGCGCGGTGTGGGGCGGGCCAGGGCTGTCCGGCTGGCGGCCGCCTTCGAGATCACGCGGCGGCTTCGATCGCGCAACGGTCACGCGCGCCCGGTGCTGTCCAGCCCCGAGCAGGTCTTCGCGCGCTACGGGCCGCTGATGGAAGACCTCAAGAAGGAGGTATTCAGGCTGGCCCTCCTCGACGCCCAGAACGGCCTGCTCAAGGACGTGGTCGTCTCCGAGGGGACGCTGTCGGCGAGCCTTGTCCATCCGCGGGAGGTCTTCAAGCCTGCCATCCTCGAATCCGCGGCTTCCATCATCCTGCTCCACAACCACCCGAGCGGCGACCCCACGCCGAGCCGCGAGGACCTGAGACTCACCCGCCAGCTGGTCGAGTGTTCAAAGCTTCTCGACCTGCGCATCCACGACCACGTTATTATCGGTCGGGAGCGGTTCATCAGCCTGGCACAGCGAGGAGCGCTGTAG
- the tsaE gene encoding tRNA (adenosine(37)-N6)-threonylcarbamoyltransferase complex ATPase subunit type 1 TsaE, giving the protein MKVVSRSAQETQALGARLGARLGRGDVVACIGPLGAGKTCFLQGLARGLGVMTDVTSPTFVLVNEYRGRLPVYHVDAYRTGSLTELVDLGLEEMLHGEGVTVVEWADKLLSLLPPRTITVTIAGLGDEPRQIELAGPAEVLAGV; this is encoded by the coding sequence ATGAAGGTCGTCTCACGAAGCGCCCAGGAGACGCAGGCCCTTGGTGCCCGGCTTGGTGCCCGGCTCGGCAGGGGCGACGTCGTGGCCTGCATCGGCCCGCTCGGGGCGGGGAAGACCTGCTTCCTCCAGGGCCTCGCGCGCGGCCTGGGCGTCATGACGGATGTCACGAGCCCGACCTTCGTCCTGGTCAACGAGTATCGGGGCAGGCTGCCGGTCTATCACGTTGACGCGTACCGCACCGGAAGCCTGACCGAGCTCGTGGACCTGGGCCTCGAGGAGATGCTCCACGGGGAGGGCGTCACGGTCGTCGAGTGGGCCGACAAGCTCCTGTCTCTCCTGCCGCCCCGTACCATTACCGTGACGATCGCGGGATTGGGCGACGAGCCCCGCCAGATCGAGCTCGCCGGGCCCGCGGAGGTCCTGGCGGGCGTCTGA
- a CDS encoding NAD(P)H-hydrate dehydratase — translation MWPVFTAAEMRALDARAIETLGISGPRLMENAGRGAAALIAREWAPIRGKRVLVLCGKGNNGGDGFVVARHLKAKGTKVRVLLIGSRVEVKGDAAHALAQWRGGVEEIRTEAEAATVSRALDGTDLAVDALLGTGLTAPARGLAAHVIGRLNESAARAGCVVVALDLPSGLGSDGGALPGPAVRATLTATFAGYKRSLLLYPAAEQAGRVVVVPIGIPEAEVGRGIATFLLDDTSVSGFFPKRKPDAHKGTYGHLLVVAGSIGKSGAAALAGCAALRSGVGLCTVATAVSQQSIVAGFSMEIMTEALPETAAQSVSFRAKDRVLELASQRDAVALGPGLSLDPESQALARALVAELDRPMVVDADALSALAGHLDLLGDAPAPRVLTPHPGEMARMLGTSIAEVQADRIETVREFCARYRVHLVLKGARSVLGGPDGRVFINHTGNPGMATGGSGDVLTGMIGAFLARRFDPLAALQAGCVLHGLAGDLAAADRGEEGLIASDIIEAIPGALNPAAR, via the coding sequence ATGTGGCCGGTCTTCACGGCCGCCGAGATGCGCGCCCTCGACGCCCGCGCGATCGAGACGCTCGGCATCTCCGGGCCCCGGCTCATGGAGAATGCCGGCCGCGGCGCCGCGGCGCTGATCGCCCGCGAGTGGGCGCCGATCAGGGGAAAGCGGGTCCTCGTCCTCTGCGGCAAGGGCAACAACGGCGGCGACGGCTTCGTGGTCGCCCGGCACCTGAAGGCCAAGGGGACGAAGGTCCGTGTCCTTCTGATCGGCTCGCGCGTCGAGGTGAAGGGGGACGCGGCCCACGCGCTCGCCCAATGGCGAGGGGGCGTCGAAGAGATCCGCACCGAAGCGGAGGCCGCGACGGTCTCGCGCGCCCTCGACGGAACCGACCTCGCCGTGGACGCGCTACTCGGCACCGGGCTCACCGCGCCGGCCCGCGGACTTGCCGCTCACGTCATCGGACGGCTGAACGAGTCGGCGGCACGGGCAGGGTGTGTCGTGGTCGCGCTCGACCTGCCCTCGGGGCTAGGCTCGGACGGCGGCGCTCTCCCCGGTCCCGCGGTGCGTGCCACGCTCACGGCGACCTTCGCGGGCTACAAGCGCTCCCTCCTCCTCTATCCCGCCGCCGAGCAAGCCGGCCGCGTGGTCGTCGTCCCCATCGGCATCCCCGAGGCGGAGGTCGGGCGCGGGATAGCCACTTTTCTACTCGATGACACCTCGGTGAGCGGATTCTTCCCGAAGCGAAAGCCCGACGCCCACAAAGGCACGTACGGCCACCTCCTGGTCGTAGCGGGATCGATCGGTAAGAGCGGCGCCGCGGCGCTGGCGGGCTGCGCGGCGCTCAGGAGCGGTGTCGGCCTCTGCACCGTTGCGACCGCGGTGTCCCAGCAGTCTATCGTCGCCGGCTTCAGTATGGAGATCATGACCGAGGCGCTGCCGGAGACCGCGGCCCAGTCCGTCTCTTTCAGGGCAAAGGACCGCGTCCTCGAGCTCGCGTCCCAGCGCGACGCCGTGGCGCTTGGGCCCGGGCTCTCCCTGGACCCCGAGAGCCAGGCCCTCGCGCGTGCGCTCGTCGCCGAGCTCGACCGGCCCATGGTCGTCGACGCCGACGCGCTGTCGGCGCTGGCCGGTCACCTCGACCTACTCGGCGACGCGCCGGCGCCTCGCGTTCTCACGCCGCATCCGGGCGAGATGGCGCGGATGCTCGGGACCTCGATCGCCGAGGTCCAGGCCGATCGGATCGAGACCGTGCGGGAATTCTGCGCCCGCTACCGCGTCCATCTCGTGCTCAAAGGGGCGCGCAGTGTGCTCGGTGGCCCGGACGGGCGCGTCTTCATCAACCACACGGGCAATCCCGGCATGGCCACGGGCGGCAGCGGCGATGTGCTGACGGGCATGATCGGCGCGTTCCTCGCGCGCCGCTTCGACCCGCTCGCCGCGCTCCAGGCCGGCTGCGTCCTCCACGGGCTGGCGGGGGACCTTGCCGCAGCCGATCGCGGTGAGGAAGGCCTCATCGCCTCCGACATCATCGAGGCGATTCCGGGGGCGCTCAACCCGGCTGCCCGATGA
- the acpS gene encoding holo-ACP synthase gives MTEVKGIGVDLAQISRLRRVVERWSDRFLQRVFTEAEIAYCRRRRDPIPHLAARFAAKEATLKALGTGLRMGVNWRELEVRREPGQAPTMVLTGRSAAIARAKGASRVLLSLTHDGDYAMAQAMLVGDLPDAGAGHST, from the coding sequence ATGACGGAGGTCAAAGGCATCGGCGTCGACCTGGCGCAGATCTCGCGCCTCCGCCGCGTCGTCGAGCGCTGGAGCGATCGCTTCCTTCAGCGCGTTTTCACCGAGGCGGAGATCGCCTACTGTCGCAGGCGCCGCGACCCCATTCCCCACCTGGCAGCGCGGTTTGCGGCCAAGGAGGCGACGCTCAAGGCGCTCGGCACGGGCCTGCGCATGGGCGTCAACTGGCGCGAGCTCGAGGTCCGCCGCGAGCCCGGCCAGGCGCCGACCATGGTGCTGACGGGGCGCTCGGCGGCCATCGCGCGCGCCAAGGGCGCCTCGCGCGTGCTGCTCTCGCTTACCCACGACGGTGACTACGCCATGGCCCAGGCCATGCTCGTGGGAGACCTGCCGGATGCCGGGGCGGGCCACAGCACCTAG
- the glmM gene encoding phosphoglucosamine mutase yields the protein MGRLFGTDGIRGVANEEPLTTELAFRLGRQLVATLLEHHGVTKVRLVVGRDTRLSGPMLEGALVSGALSAGADVFAVNVLPTPGIAYLTRSLEAHGGVVLSASHNAFQDNGIKIFSSEGAKFPDSWEDEIEARLGSPDVAPKPTGASVGRLVHYDRAEAEYIAHARQTFPFDLGNVTLALDCAHGATSRVAPRLFRALGAKVSVLAAKPDGLNINRLSGALHPERLQRRVRAAGADLGLAFDGDGDRLITVDETGEIRDGDYALAVCGRHLAASGRLKTGTVVTTVMANLGLDKALAEVGIRTVKTQVGDRYVLEEMVKTGANLGGEQSGHLLFLDHTPTGDGIVSALQLLAVMRETGQPLSALASCMTKCPQVLVNVRVREKPPLESIPGLADRHAARARELGAAGRILLRYSGTENLARVMIEGEDRARIESIASELSTIIRKSIGA from the coding sequence ATGGGCCGCCTCTTCGGCACCGACGGCATCCGCGGCGTCGCCAACGAGGAGCCGCTGACGACAGAGCTGGCCTTCCGCCTCGGACGCCAGCTCGTGGCGACGCTTCTCGAGCATCACGGTGTGACGAAGGTCCGCCTTGTCGTGGGGCGAGACACGCGGCTGTCGGGGCCCATGCTCGAGGGAGCGCTCGTCTCGGGGGCGCTGTCGGCGGGGGCGGATGTCTTCGCGGTGAACGTGCTGCCGACGCCCGGCATCGCGTATCTCACGCGAAGCCTCGAGGCCCACGGCGGCGTGGTGCTCTCGGCGTCCCACAACGCCTTCCAGGACAATGGCATCAAGATCTTCTCTTCCGAGGGCGCCAAGTTTCCCGACAGCTGGGAGGATGAGATCGAGGCGCGCCTGGGCAGCCCGGACGTCGCCCCGAAGCCCACGGGCGCCTCGGTCGGACGCCTGGTCCACTACGATCGGGCCGAGGCCGAGTACATTGCCCACGCGCGCCAGACCTTCCCCTTCGACCTGGGCAACGTCACGCTGGCTCTTGATTGTGCCCACGGCGCCACCAGCCGCGTCGCCCCGCGGCTCTTCCGTGCCCTCGGCGCCAAGGTCTCTGTCCTGGCCGCGAAGCCCGATGGCCTCAACATCAACCGCCTCTCGGGTGCCCTGCACCCCGAGCGGCTCCAGCGCCGCGTGCGGGCCGCGGGCGCGGACCTGGGGTTGGCGTTCGACGGCGACGGCGACAGGCTGATCACCGTGGACGAGACGGGGGAGATCCGCGACGGCGACTACGCCCTCGCTGTCTGCGGCCGGCACCTGGCGGCGAGCGGCCGGCTCAAGACCGGCACCGTGGTGACCACGGTCATGGCCAACCTGGGTCTCGACAAGGCGCTGGCCGAGGTGGGCATCCGGACGGTGAAGACGCAGGTGGGCGACCGCTACGTCCTCGAGGAGATGGTCAAGACCGGCGCCAACCTGGGAGGCGAGCAGTCCGGGCACCTCCTCTTCCTCGACCACACGCCCACGGGCGATGGCATCGTCTCGGCGCTCCAGCTCCTGGCCGTGATGCGCGAGACCGGGCAGCCGCTCTCGGCGCTGGCATCCTGCATGACCAAGTGTCCGCAGGTGCTGGTCAACGTCCGGGTGCGTGAGAAGCCTCCGCTCGAATCCATTCCGGGCCTCGCCGACCGCCACGCGGCCCGCGCGCGCGAGCTGGGCGCGGCGGGGCGCATCCTCCTCCGCTACTCAGGCACGGAAAACCTGGCTCGCGTCATGATCGAGGGCGAGGACAGGGCGCGCATCGAGAGCATCGCCTCGGAGCTGTCGACCATCATCAGGAAGTCGATCGGAGCATGA